One genomic segment of Kordiimonas sp. SCSIO 12603 includes these proteins:
- the pgmG gene encoding phosphoglucomutase/phosphomannomutase PgmG, which translates to MTAHTFHSTVLREYDIRGIVGETISTADANALGKAYGTQVKREGGKTVCVGFDGRVSSPDLSTALMEGIASTGVNVLNVGLGGTPMLYYSVFELDTDGGIMVTGSHNPPNYNGFKIMKGKKPCFGEAIQSLGQTAADGDFETGTGTIEEVDIFDRYIDRLMRDVDMQEFKVAWDPANGSAGPAVEALVKRLPGEHIVINADVDGTFPNHHADPTVEKNLQQLKDVVAAEGCDMGLSFDGDGDRIGAVDSQGRVVWGDQMLAVMAGDLLREIPGAPIIADVKASQALFDRIAELGGEPVMWKTGHSLIKSKMVELEAPLAGEMSGHIFYKHKFYGHDDAIYAGIRFLNAVSKQGGDLDALKDGLPAAINTPELRFDCDETRKFEVVKEVKARLEEAGANMSTVDGVRVQTEDGWWLLRASNTQAVLVARCEASSEEGLERLKVALVGALEASGVAAPTDL; encoded by the coding sequence ATGACCGCACATACTTTTCATTCAACTGTTCTTCGTGAATATGATATTCGTGGCATTGTTGGAGAAACCATCAGCACAGCTGATGCAAATGCCCTCGGCAAGGCATACGGTACGCAGGTTAAGCGTGAAGGTGGTAAAACAGTTTGTGTTGGTTTTGACGGTCGTGTTTCTTCGCCAGACCTTTCAACTGCCTTGATGGAAGGGATCGCCAGTACAGGCGTGAATGTTCTCAATGTTGGCCTAGGCGGCACACCAATGCTGTATTATTCGGTTTTTGAGCTGGATACTGATGGCGGCATTATGGTGACAGGTTCCCATAACCCACCAAATTATAATGGTTTTAAAATCATGAAGGGCAAGAAGCCTTGCTTTGGTGAGGCTATTCAAAGCCTGGGGCAAACAGCTGCGGACGGTGATTTTGAGACTGGAACGGGTACCATTGAAGAAGTTGATATCTTTGACCGCTATATTGACCGCCTGATGCGCGACGTAGATATGCAAGAATTCAAAGTTGCATGGGACCCTGCGAATGGCTCAGCAGGCCCTGCGGTGGAGGCGCTCGTAAAGCGCCTGCCTGGTGAGCATATTGTGATCAACGCAGATGTGGATGGCACATTCCCTAATCACCATGCGGATCCAACTGTTGAGAAGAACCTGCAGCAGTTGAAAGATGTTGTTGCAGCTGAAGGCTGTGATATGGGGCTTTCCTTTGATGGCGACGGTGACCGTATTGGTGCCGTAGATAGCCAAGGTCGTGTTGTATGGGGTGATCAGATGCTCGCTGTGATGGCTGGTGATCTGCTTAGAGAAATTCCGGGTGCACCAATCATTGCTGATGTTAAAGCGAGTCAGGCACTGTTTGACCGTATCGCGGAACTTGGTGGTGAACCAGTTATGTGGAAAACAGGGCATTCGCTGATTAAATCGAAAATGGTGGAGCTTGAAGCGCCACTTGCAGGTGAAATGTCAGGCCATATTTTCTATAAACATAAATTCTATGGTCATGATGATGCCATATACGCTGGCATTCGTTTCCTGAATGCAGTTTCAAAGCAGGGCGGTGATCTTGATGCCCTTAAGGATGGTTTGCCTGCCGCTATTAACACACCAGAACTTCGATTTGACTGTGATGAAACTCGTAAGTTTGAAGTGGTAAAAGAAGTTAAAGCGCGGCTTGAAGAAGCTGGTGCTAATATGTCTACAGTGGACGGTGTACGCGTGCAGACTGAAGATGGCTGGTGGCTCCTGAGGGCTTCTAATACACAAGCTGTGCTTGTGGCGCGCTGTGAAGCATCATCAGAAGAAGGATTAGAGCGTTTGAAGGTTGCCCTTGTCGGCGCTCTAGAGGCTTCTGGTGTAGCTGCGCCAACAGACCTGTAG
- the clpS gene encoding ATP-dependent Clp protease adapter ClpS, translated as MLTKPETKTKKPSMYKVILLNDDYTPMEFVVHILQRFFRMTMEQATDVMLQVHQKGVGICGIFTYEVAETKVNQVLAFAKQHEHPLQCTLEKE; from the coding sequence CTGCTGACCAAGCCAGAAACGAAAACCAAAAAACCATCAATGTATAAAGTTATTTTGCTTAATGATGATTATACGCCGATGGAATTTGTTGTGCATATCTTGCAGCGTTTTTTCCGTATGACCATGGAACAGGCAACAGACGTTATGTTGCAGGTTCATCAGAAAGGCGTCGGAATTTGTGGTATATTTACCTATGAGGTTGCTGAAACCAAGGTAAACCAGGTTCTGGCGTTTGCTAAACAGCATGAACACCCTTTGCAGTGTACGCTGGAAAAGGAATAA
- the clpA gene encoding ATP-dependent Clp protease ATP-binding subunit ClpA has product MPSFSPHLEDTLHRALKEANDRKHEYATLEHLLYSLLDDPDAVAVLRACGVDIDTLREQLIDYLDEEMNSLKVETDGLEATPTAGFQRVVQRALLHVQSSGREEMTGANLLVALFSERESYAVFFLQSQDMTRLDAVSYISHGIAKVPGFDEERSPNGVDDDIENVASEAADAGEAAQKKQQETALGAYCVNLNEKAKDGKIDPLIGRGSELERAVQILCRRSKNNPLLVGDPGVGKTAIAEGLARRIVEGEVPGVLDNAVIFALDMGALLAGTRYRGDFEERLKSVVKELEAKEGAVLFIDEIHTVIGAGATSGGAMDASNLLKPALANGSIRCMGSTTYKEFRSHFEKDRALLRRFQKIDVNEPSVDDAIKILKGLKPYYEEHHSVRYTADAIKTAVELADRYISDRKLPDKAIDVIDETGAAQMLLPPSRRKKTIGVKDVEAVIATIARIPPKSVSRDESRVMQTLEKDLKRVVFGQNSAIEALSAAIKLSRAGLREPNKPIGSYLFSGPTGVGKTEVARQLASLLGVELHRFDMSEYMERHSVSRLIGAPPGYVGFDQGGLLTDAVDQHPHCVLLLDEIEKAHPDLFNVLLQVMDNGTLTDHNGKKIDFRNVIIIMTTNAGARELSKNSIGFGRDTDDTASDEAIKQTFSPEFRNRLDSVVPFGFLPPEVVARVVEKFVLQLEIQLADRNVELSLTEEAKNWLAEKGYDKLYGARPLSRVIQDNIKKPLADELLFGKLAKGGEVVVKLKDDELTFEIIPHVTAAQKNATGPSAGGKEERTPEPVK; this is encoded by the coding sequence GTGCCAAGTTTTTCACCACATCTGGAAGATACGCTCCATAGAGCGCTTAAAGAAGCTAATGATCGCAAGCATGAATATGCAACGCTTGAGCATCTTCTTTATTCTCTTCTTGATGATCCAGATGCAGTGGCAGTGTTGAGAGCATGCGGTGTAGATATCGATACATTGCGCGAACAGTTAATTGATTACCTTGATGAAGAAATGAATAGCCTGAAGGTAGAAACCGATGGGCTTGAAGCAACGCCAACAGCTGGTTTCCAGCGTGTTGTGCAGCGTGCGCTTCTTCATGTTCAATCTTCCGGCCGGGAAGAGATGACAGGAGCCAATCTTTTGGTGGCGCTTTTCTCTGAACGTGAAAGCTATGCTGTTTTCTTCCTCCAAAGCCAGGATATGACACGGCTTGATGCTGTAAGCTATATTTCGCACGGCATCGCAAAAGTACCGGGCTTTGATGAAGAGCGTTCCCCTAATGGCGTGGATGATGATATTGAAAATGTAGCTTCAGAAGCCGCTGATGCAGGTGAAGCTGCGCAGAAAAAACAGCAGGAAACAGCGCTTGGTGCTTACTGCGTAAACCTGAATGAAAAAGCTAAAGATGGTAAGATCGATCCGCTGATCGGTCGTGGGTCGGAGCTAGAGCGTGCTGTGCAAATTCTCTGCCGCCGTTCGAAGAACAACCCATTGCTTGTTGGTGATCCAGGCGTTGGTAAGACAGCAATCGCTGAAGGCCTTGCTCGTCGTATTGTTGAGGGCGAGGTCCCCGGTGTACTTGATAATGCTGTTATTTTTGCACTAGATATGGGAGCGCTGCTTGCGGGTACTCGCTACCGCGGTGATTTTGAAGAACGCTTGAAATCTGTGGTGAAGGAACTGGAAGCCAAGGAAGGCGCGGTTCTGTTTATTGATGAAATTCATACCGTGATTGGCGCAGGCGCTACGTCTGGTGGCGCAATGGATGCATCAAATCTGCTTAAGCCCGCGTTGGCGAATGGCAGCATTCGCTGTATGGGGTCTACGACCTACAAAGAGTTCCGTAGCCATTTTGAAAAAGACCGAGCTTTGTTGCGCCGTTTCCAAAAGATCGATGTGAATGAGCCGTCTGTTGATGATGCGATTAAAATTTTGAAGGGCTTGAAGCCTTACTATGAAGAACATCACAGTGTTCGCTATACGGCGGATGCTATTAAAACTGCGGTAGAGCTCGCAGACCGTTACATCTCTGATCGTAAACTGCCTGATAAGGCGATTGATGTAATTGATGAAACGGGCGCTGCTCAGATGTTGTTGCCGCCGTCACGCCGGAAGAAAACTATTGGTGTGAAGGATGTGGAAGCAGTTATTGCAACAATTGCTCGCATTCCGCCGAAATCGGTATCACGCGATGAAAGCCGTGTGATGCAAACGCTTGAGAAAGATCTGAAGCGTGTCGTATTTGGCCAGAATAGCGCAATTGAAGCACTTTCCGCAGCTATTAAGCTTTCTCGTGCAGGCCTGCGAGAACCGAATAAACCAATTGGCTCTTATTTATTCAGCGGCCCCACAGGTGTTGGTAAAACGGAAGTTGCTCGTCAGCTTGCAAGCCTGCTTGGTGTGGAATTACACCGCTTTGATATGTCTGAATATATGGAGCGACATTCCGTTTCGCGCCTTATTGGTGCGCCTCCAGGTTATGTTGGGTTTGACCAAGGTGGTTTGTTGACTGATGCCGTAGACCAACATCCGCACTGTGTGCTTTTGCTGGATGAGATTGAAAAAGCGCATCCTGATCTCTTTAATGTGCTCCTGCAGGTTATGGATAACGGAACACTTACCGATCATAACGGTAAGAAGATTGATTTCCGTAATGTTATCATCATCATGACCACAAATGCCGGTGCCCGTGAGCTCAGCAAAAATAGCATTGGCTTTGGCCGTGATACGGATGATACGGCAAGTGATGAAGCTATTAAACAGACATTCAGCCCTGAATTCCGTAACCGTTTGGATAGTGTCGTACCGTTTGGCTTCCTGCCGCCAGAAGTGGTTGCTCGTGTTGTAGAGAAGTTTGTACTGCAGCTTGAAATCCAGCTTGCTGACCGCAATGTTGAACTTTCTCTTACAGAAGAAGCGAAAAACTGGTTGGCGGAAAAAGGTTACGACAAGCTTTATGGTGCTCGTCCGCTTTCCCGCGTTATTCAGGACAATATCAAGAAGCCGCTCGCCGATGAACTGCTGTTTGGCAAGCTTGCAAAGGGTGGCGAAGTGGTTGTGAAGCTGAAAGATGATGAACTGACGTTTGAAATCATTCCACATGTGACAGCCGCACAGAAGAATGCTACTGGCCCGTCAGCAGGCGGCAAGGAAGAGCGCACACCTGAGCCGGTAAAATAA
- a CDS encoding GNAT family N-acetyltransferase, with product MIIETERLILRPWTQGDKKPFAAMNADPEVMRFFPSTVGEEQSNAAVDRAIQHQKDYSFCFWAAELKADGQFAGFIGLQHVPDALECAPAVEIGWRLARNTWGQGLAPEGARAALRYGFNVLKLDEIVSLAPKLNKPSLRVMEKIGMTTDAVDDFEHPLLSEDSPLRPCALYRIKR from the coding sequence ATGATTATTGAAACTGAACGTTTAATCCTGCGTCCATGGACGCAGGGTGATAAAAAGCCGTTTGCTGCGATGAATGCAGACCCTGAAGTGATGCGTTTTTTCCCAAGTACGGTAGGTGAAGAGCAATCGAACGCTGCTGTTGACCGAGCCATTCAACACCAAAAAGATTATAGTTTTTGTTTTTGGGCTGCTGAGTTGAAGGCCGACGGTCAGTTTGCAGGTTTTATTGGCTTACAGCATGTCCCAGATGCCTTGGAATGCGCGCCAGCGGTGGAAATTGGTTGGCGACTTGCACGCAATACTTGGGGGCAGGGATTAGCACCTGAAGGAGCCCGTGCCGCGCTTCGCTACGGGTTTAATGTTCTTAAGCTCGACGAAATTGTCTCTCTAGCACCAAAGCTTAATAAACCATCACTTCGTGTGATGGAGAAAATTGGTATGACAACAGACGCAGTTGATGATTTTGAACATCCACTTCTCTCGGAAGATAGCCCTTTAAGACCCTGTGCTTTATATAGAATTAAGCGCTAA
- a CDS encoding GNAT family N-acetyltransferase: MVKATELKLELIPDINEIPARDWNALAGSNPFVNHAFLAALETSGSVAAETGWQPYHMCLRDEDSILVGAVPLYVKSHSYGEYVFDHAWANAYENAGGSYYPKLQSSIPFTPVTGPRLLVKHNDAHIKSQLLLGVAAAAEKLSISSSHLTFIEDVEAKLAEENGFLVRHAQQFHWQNDGYDTFDDFLQDLSSRKRKQIRKERRTATENGITIRWLQGADITDAHWDAFFEFYLDTGARKWGQPYLNKEFFQTIGETMPESIVLFLCERDGNPIAGALNLIGGGTLYGRYWGCIEDHPCLHFEACYYQAIDYAIKHRLKTVEAGAQGEHKLARGYVPTTTYSAHWIVNEGFRDAVANFLRQEKHQIAFEAKILSKHTPFKKG, from the coding sequence GTGGTGAAAGCTACTGAGCTTAAGCTAGAGCTTATTCCTGATATTAACGAAATACCCGCGCGTGATTGGAACGCACTCGCGGGTAGTAACCCATTTGTAAACCACGCTTTTCTCGCAGCTCTGGAAACATCCGGTTCGGTAGCCGCTGAAACAGGGTGGCAGCCCTATCACATGTGCCTGAGAGATGAAGACAGCATTCTGGTGGGAGCAGTACCGCTATATGTGAAATCACATTCATACGGCGAATATGTTTTCGACCATGCCTGGGCAAACGCTTACGAAAATGCAGGCGGTTCATATTACCCAAAGCTTCAATCCAGTATTCCTTTCACACCAGTTACCGGCCCTCGACTGCTTGTTAAACACAATGATGCCCATATCAAATCTCAGCTTCTTCTTGGTGTTGCTGCCGCGGCAGAAAAATTAAGTATTTCATCAAGCCATTTAACCTTCATAGAAGATGTTGAAGCCAAACTCGCTGAAGAAAATGGCTTTCTTGTACGGCACGCTCAACAATTCCATTGGCAAAATGATGGCTACGATACCTTTGATGATTTCTTACAAGATCTATCATCAAGAAAAAGAAAGCAAATCCGTAAAGAAAGACGAACAGCTACTGAGAATGGCATCACTATTCGTTGGCTTCAGGGAGCTGATATTACGGACGCACATTGGGATGCTTTTTTTGAATTCTACTTGGATACAGGCGCTCGAAAATGGGGCCAGCCTTATCTGAACAAGGAATTCTTCCAAACTATCGGTGAAACCATGCCCGAAAGCATTGTTTTATTCCTATGTGAACGCGATGGAAACCCTATTGCAGGTGCCCTAAATCTGATTGGTGGCGGAACCCTCTATGGCCGTTATTGGGGCTGCATAGAAGATCACCCCTGCCTTCACTTTGAGGCCTGCTACTATCAGGCAATAGACTATGCCATCAAACATCGTCTTAAAACCGTCGAAGCGGGTGCGCAAGGTGAACATAAGCTTGCAAGAGGATATGTTCCTACAACAACATACAGTGCCCACTGGATTGTCAATGAAGGCTTCAGAGACGCCGTTGCAAACTTCCTGAGACAAGAAAAACATCAGATTGCGTTTGAAGCAAAAATTCTTTCAAAACACACCCCTTTCAAAAAGGGTTAG